The following coding sequences are from one Musa acuminata AAA Group cultivar baxijiao chromosome BXJ2-4, Cavendish_Baxijiao_AAA, whole genome shotgun sequence window:
- the LOC103981324 gene encoding protein C2-DOMAIN ABA-RELATED 11, with product MEEGAGVLKVIVSKGKSLAIRDFTSSDPYVVVKLGKQTAKTKVINSCLNPVWNEELSFSVKEPLGVLKLEVFDRDRFKFDDKMGHAFLNLQPLTSALKLKRALQLTTGETKLRKVAPDSDNCLLADSFITYTNGEIIMDVRLRLCDVESGEVFVTVKWIDHPTAPIHVRKR from the exons ATGGAGGAGGGTGCTGGAGTTCTAAAGGTTATTGTCTCTAAAGGAAAGAGTTTGGCGATCAGGGACTTCACTAGCAGTGATCCTTATGTTGTGGTCAAACTAGGAAAGCAG ACTGCAAAGACAAAGGTTATCAATTCTTGCCTCAATCCTGTTTGGAATGAAGAGCTATCATTCTCAGTAAAAGAGCCTCTTGGTGTATTAAAACTG GAAGTTTTTGATCGGGACAGATTTAAGTTTGATGACAAGATGGGCCATGCCTTCCTCAATCTTCAGCCCCTAACTTCTGCTTTGAAGCTAAAAAGAGCACTGCAGCTCACCACCGGTGAGACCAAGTTGAGGAAGGTGGCTCCAGACAGCGATAATTGCCTCTTGGCCGATAGCTTTATTACATACACGAATGGTGAAATCATAATGGATGTACGTCTGAGGCTTTGTGACGTCGAGTCTGGTGAGGTATTTGTGACAGTTAAGTGGATTGATCACCCGACTGCACCAATTCATGTTAGAAAACGTTAG
- the LOC135609937 gene encoding pentatricopeptide repeat-containing protein At5g55840-like isoform X2, whose product MYNTLTMHRWESLNHMNYKLAKLRKVHGKLALKFLKWIIRQPGFNRMTQLFCITIHILVRARMYGPAKSILKHLSQRDVAYHSLIHCLMDTYPRRKSNALVFDILIKFYIEEGMLKNAKKTFQLVNSHGFTVSIYTCNAILVALARVEGLPSALLFFKCMLTGRNCPDVSSYNIVLNSLCLAGKLGKANYIFNKMEEAGVIPKIVTYNTLLYWFCKKGRFKAALKILACMDRKGIEADVYTYNVIINNLCKENRSARAYLLLKRMRERKLSPTESTYNTLINGFCKEHKIIIANCIFKEMSKSNMKPSAITYNTLIDGYCRIGKIHESLRILDEMEAAGVTPNEITYGALLNGYCKASKMDAAVNILEKMRSEGITLNCIMYTILIDGLCREGKLSEALQLLNSMLEAGVSPDVITYSALVNGLCKMGKKDQIKQILSKMHKTGVLPNAIFYETVIHHYCKWGDITEAMNLYADIYRLGQEANLITCNTLISALCRRGKVGDAEQFMQHMTRMNLYPDCTSFNLLINGYGNKGDALGAFSVFDDMVKQGQRPSHITFGSLLKGLCRGGNLHEAKKFFTRILDIPFAVDLHTYNILLLEICKSGNLHDALIFCEKMIQQNIMPDSYTYTILLSGFCHKKKIVPAVLLFERLSNTNFCPDHVAYTCLVNGLVKEGQLKAASYIFDEMMNKNSLDPDIVAFNAMLDGYSRAGLMLHVDNLVHFMQKRCLLPNLVTYNILMHGYIRKKQLLRSFRLYKTMVQKGFRPDNLTYHSLISGLCESGMIDIGAKFLEKLRLEGITPDDLTFNMLITKYSDKSQMSDAFKLVDCMTRLQMSPSAETYDAIISGLNRKGCFQKSYMVLHKMMEKRVRIKHTHYIALINGKCRVGDTWGAFRLRDEMEALGIVPAEVAESTIVRGLCKCGKLGEAMLVFSHMLRKGGVPTTATFTTLMHGLCKEAMLADALYLKDVMENCGLKLDIITYNVLISGFCSIGCLSDAWRLYEEIKQKGLWPNITTYTMLIDVVHKEHKVFEADILLKDIETRGLISSQGNSKTICEGLANAVRRLNELRHCRRTILK is encoded by the coding sequence ATGTACAACACGCTGACAATGCACCGCTGGGAATCCCTGAACCATATGAACTACAAGCTAGCGAAACTTAGGAAGGTTCATGGGAAGCTAGCATTGAAGTTCCTCAAGTGGATCATCCGGCAGCCAGGTTTCAATAGGATGACCCAATTGTTCTGTATCACTATCCATATACTTGTTCGGGCCCGGATGTATGGTCCTGCTAAATCAATACTGAAACATCTTTCCCAGAGGGATGTTGCCTATCACTCCCTTATTCATTGTCTCATGGACACCTATCCTCGTCGCAAGTCCAACGCATTGGTTTTTGACATTTTgattaaattttatattgaaGAAGGGATGCTCAAGAATGCTAAGAAAACCTTTCAGTTGGTCAATTCCCATGGATTTACGGTCTCTATTTATACATGCAATGCTATACTTGTTGCTCTTGCAAGGGTGGAGGGACTGCCCTCTGCTTTATTATTCTTCAAATGTATGCTGACCGGAAGGAACTGCCCAGATGTGAGCTCATATAACATAGTGCTGAACTCGCTTTGCTTAGCTGGGAAGCTCGGAAAggctaattatatttttaataagatGGAAGAAGCTGGGGTTATACCAAAGATTGTTACCTATAACACACTGCTATATTGGTTTTGTAAGAAGGGAAGGTTCAAGGCTGCTCTTAAAATATTAGCTTGCATGGACAGGAAGGGTATTGAGGCAGATGTGTACACATATAATGTGATCATTAACAACCTATGTAAAGAAAATAGGAGTGCTAGAGCTTATTTGTTATTAAAACGAATGAGGGAGAGAAAATTATCTCCCACTGAAAGCACATATAACACTCTGATCAATGGATTCTGTAAGGAACATAAGATTATTATTGCTAATTGTATCTTTAAAGAAATGTCGAAGTCTAATATGAAACCAAGTGCTATTACTTACAATACTTTGATTGATGGGTACTGTCGGATTGGAAAAATCCATGAATCTTTGAGGATTTTAGATGAAATGGAAGCTGCTGGAGTAACTCCTAATGAGATCACCTATGGTGCTCTTCTGAATGGATATTGCAAGGCTTCAAAGATGGATGCTGCTGTAAATATTCTTGAAAAGATGAGATCTGAAGGTATTACTCTCAACTGTATAATGTACACAATCTTGATTGATGGGCTTTGCAGAGAGGGCAAGCTCAGTGAAGCCCTGCAGTTACTTAACAGCATGCTTGAAGCTGGGGTTTCTCCAGATGTCATTACATATTCTGCACTTGTTAATGGTTTGTGCAAAATGGGCAAAAAAGATCAAATCAAACAGATTCTATCGAAGATGCACAAAACTGGTGTTCTTCCAAATGCCATATTTTATGAAACAGTCATTCATCACTATTGTAAATGGGGAGATATCACAGAGGCAATGAACTTGTATGCTGATATATATCGTTTGGGCCAAGAAGCCAATTTAATCACTTGTAACACATTAATTTCTGCTCTTTGCCGAAGGGGGAAGGTTGGGGATGCAGAGCAGTTTATGCAACACATGACCAGAATGAATCTATATCCTGACTGTACTAGTTTCAATCTTCTTATAAATGGTTATGGAAATAAAGGTGATGCTCTAGGAGCATTTTCTGTTTTTGATGACATGGTGAAACAAGGTCAGCGACCTAGTCATATCACTTTTGGGAGTTTACTTAAAGGGTTGTGCAGGGGAGGAAACTTACACGAGGCAAAGAAGTTTTTTACTCGaattcttgatattccttttgcTGTTGATCTTCATACTTATAATATTTTACTTCTAGAAATATGTAAATCTGGAAACTTACATGATGCATTGATCTTTTGCGAGAAAATGATTCAGCAAAACATAATGCCTGATAGTTATACATACACAATTCTTCTAAGTGGCTTTTGCCATAAGAAGAAGATTGTTCCTGCAGTTCTCCTATTTGAAAGGTTGAGTAATACAAATTTTTGTCCAGACCATGTTGCTTATACATGTTTAGTTAATGGTTTAGTAAAAGAAGGCCAATTAAAGGCTGCTTCATACATCTTTGATGAAATGATGAATAAAAATAGTCTAGATCCTGATATTGTTGCTTTTAATGCAATGCTTGACGGTTACTCAAGAGCAGGGCTGATGCTGCATGTGGATAATTTGGTtcattttatgcagaaaaggtgtTTACTTCCAAACCTTGTGACATATAACATTCTAATGCATGGATATATCAGAAAGAAACAGCTATTAAGATCATTTAGACTTTACAAAACAATGGTTCAAAAAGGTTTCAGGCCAGACAACTTAACATATCATTCACTAATTTCTGGGCTTTGTGAGTCTGGTATGATTGATATTGGAGCAAAATTTTTGGAAAAGTTAAGATTGGAGGGTATTACTCCTGATGACTTGACTTTTAATATGCTTATCACTAAGTATTCTGACAAAAGTCAGATGAGTGATGCTTTCAAACTTGTGGATTGTATGACAAGGTTGCAGATGTCACCAAGTGCCGAGACCTATGATGCGATTATAAGTGGACTAAACAGAAAAGGTTGTTTTCAGAAGTCCTATATGGTATTGCATAAAATGATGGAGAAAAGAGTCCGTATAAAGCACACACATTATATTGCACTAATCAATGGAAAATGCAGGGTTGGCGATACATGGGGGGCATTTAGGCTGAGGGATGAGATGGAAGCCCTGGGTATAGTGCCTGCTGAAGTTGCTGAGAGCACTATTGTAAGGGGCCTTTGTAAGTGTGGAAAACTTGGAGAAGCAATGCTTGTTTTCAGTCACATGCTTCGCAAAGGTGGAGTGCCAACAACTGCAACATTTACCACTCTTATGCATGGGCTTTGCAAAGAAGCTATGCTTGCTGATGCTTTGTATTTGAAGGATGTCATGGAAAATTGTGGCTTAAAACTGGATATTATTACATATAATGTACTTATTTCAGGATTTTGCAGCATAGGTTGTCTTTCTGATGCTTGGCGACTGTATGAGGAGATAAAACAGAAGGGCCTCTGGCCTAATATCACAACATATACTATGCTCATTGATGTTGTCCACAAGGAACATAAGGTTTTTGAAGCAGACATACTTTTGAAAGATATAGAAACTAGAGGTCTAATTTCTTCACAAGGAAATTCCAAAACTATTTGTGAGGGTTTGGCAAATGCTGTGAGAAGGTTAAATGAATTAAGGCATTGCAGGAGAACTATCTTGAAATAA
- the LOC135609938 gene encoding cellulose synthase-like protein E6, protein MEAESMTENCVCQNTSQLYPLNQWKRKFLRLDSAVSSSAHWTDSITREREREMGGEGEGRLFETRVRRGRTWYKLYAGSVCGGVCLTWVYRATNIPEIGEKGRWAWMGMLVAELCFGFYWVLTQSFRWCPIYHRTFKERLSQKYGNELPPVDIFVCTADPTIEPPVLVMNTVLSVMAYDYPPEKLSIYVSDDGASELTFYALLEATDFVRHWISFSKRFNVEPRSPAAYFSSPEQHDLRYASELDRIKEMYYAMENRIKVATDFGRVASSVNKQHKGFSEWNSQIIPGNHQAIVQILIDGRDQNAIDIEGNTLPTLVYLSREKRPRYPHNFKAGALNALIRVSSEISNSPVILNVDCDMYSNSSESVKNAMCFFLDEESGQQIGYVQFPQNFNNLDKNNIYGDYISIVNEVEMPGLGDSIYLGTGCFHRRESLCGRKYSEHRRMLRDMCNQVKMRKPEESTSFLEERAKDLASCTYEQNTNWGKDIGIKYGCLVEDVVTGLSIQMNGWRSIYYNPSRKGFLGISPTTLSQLLVQHKRWSEGLFQTFLSKYCPFLYGYGKIELRLQMSYATYMLWAPMSLPTLYYVTIPSLCLLKGIPLYPRISSSWFPVFVYVIIGTQAYSLGEALWCQQSFRSWWNMQRMRLMRRTCSYFFSLLDTTMQSLGLGKSSFDITAKIADHEALERLKKGVMEFGSSSPMFSVLAAIAMLNLLCLVASVIMAVVREGFKDQMALQFLLCGMLVMLNLPIYHGMFLRKDRGRLPTFLALESCLIAALACLLSLY, encoded by the exons ATGGAGGCAGAGAGTATGACCGAGAACTGTGTCTGCCAAAATACCAGTCAACTCTATCCCCTAAACCAATGGAAGCGAAAATTCCTTCGTTTGGACTCAGCTGTTAGCTCCAGTGCTCATTGGACGGACTCTAtcacccgagagagagagagagagatggggggaGAAGGGGAGGGACGGCTGTTTGAGACCAGGGTGAGGAGGGGGAGAACATGGTACAAGCTGTATGCTGGGTCGGTGTGCGGTGGGGTGTGCTTGACATGGGTGTACAGAGCTACGAACATACCGGAGATCGGGGAGAAGGGGAGGTGGGCTTGGATGGGGATGCTGGTGGCCGAGCTTTGCTTTGGGTTCTACTGGGTTCTCACCCAATCATTCCGGTGGTGCCCTATCTACCACCGAACCTTCAAGGAGCGGCTCTCCCAAAA ATATGGGAATGAGCTGCCACCTGTGGACATATTTGTTTGCACTGCTGATCCTACCATCGAGCCACCAGTCCTGGTTATGAACACAGTACTCTCGGTGATGGCCTATGACTACCCACCAGAGAAGTTAAGCATCTATGTCTCGGATGATGGTGCCTCTGAGTTGACATTTTATGCACTGCTAGAAGCCACAGATTTTGTCAGACACTGGATTTCATTCAGTAAAAGGTTCAATGTGGAGCCCAGGTCCCCGGCAGCGTACTTCTCGTCACCCGAGCAACATGATCTTCGCTATGCCAGTGAGTTGGATCGCATCAAG GAGATGTACTATGCGATGGAGAATCGGATTAAAGTTGCAACCGATTTCGGTCGGGTTGCAAGCAGTGTTAACAAGCAACACAAGGGCTTTTCTGAATGGAATTCACAAATTATACCTGGAAATCACCAGGCTATAGTGCAG ATATTAATTGATGGAAGGGACCAGAATGCTATAGATATCGAAGGAAATACCCTACCAACACTTGTATATTTATCTCGAGAAAAAAGGCCTCGGTATCCTCATAATTTCAAAGCTGGAGCACTAAATGCATTG ATAAGAGTATCCTCCGAGATAAGCAACAGTCCTGTTATTCTCAATGTGGACTGTGATATGTACTCCAACAGTTCAGAATCAGTGAAGAATGCAATGTGTTTCTTCCTGGATGAAGAAAGCGGTCAGCAAATTGGGTATGTGCAGTTTCCACAGAACTTCAACAATCTTGACAAGAACAACATCTATGGTGATTATATATCAATTGTAAATGAG GTGGAAATGCCAGGTCTGGGGGATTCCATATATCTTGGCACAGGATGCTTCCACAGAAGAGAAAGTTTGTGTGGCCGCAAGTATAGCGAGCACCGTAGGATGCTCAGGGATATGTGTAACCAAGTAAAAATGAGAAAACCAGAAGAAAGCACAAGCTTTTTAGAAGAGAGAGCAAAGGATCTTGCATCATGTACCTATGAGCAGAACACTAACTGGGGCAAAGAT ATTGGTATCAAGTATGGGTGCTTGGTGGAGGATGTGGTAACTGGCTTGTCAATCCAAATGAACGGATGGAGATCAATTTACTACAATCCTTCAAGGAAAGGCTTCTTAGGCATATCTCCTACTACACTGTCACAGCTATTGGTGCAACACAAGCGATGGTCTGAAGGGCTCTTCCAAACCTTCCTCTCGAAATATTGTCCTTTTCTCTATGGCTATGGAAAGATAGAGTTAAGGCTTCAGATGTCTTATGCTACATACATGTTATGGGCTCCTATGTCGTTGCCAACTCTATATTATGTTACCATCCCTTCCCTTTGCCTTCTCAAAGGCATTCCTTTGTACCCAAGA ATCTCAAGTTCTTGGTTCCCGGTCTTTGTGTATGTGATCATCGGTACACAAGCATACAGCTTAGGAGAGGCCCTTTGGTGTCAGCAGTCATTCCGAAGCTGGTGGAACATGCAAAGAATGAGATTAATGAGAAGAACTTGCTCATACTTCTTCAGCTTATTAGACACTACAATGCAATCACTAGGACTTGGCAAGTCCAGTTTTGATATAACTGCTaagattgctgatcatgaggcattggaGAGACTGAAGAAAGGGGTCATGGAGTTTGGATCATCTTCTCCAATGTTCTCGGTGTTGGCCGCGATAGCCATGCTTAACCTGCTCTGTTTGGTGGCTAGTGTGATAATGGCTGTGGTGAGGGAGGGATTTAAAGATCAAATGGCTCTTCAGTTTCTTCTTTGTGGGATGTTGGTAATGCTCAACTTGCCAATCTACCATGGGATGTTCCTAAGGAAAGATAGAGGCAGACTTCCAACATTTTTAGCACTTGAATCATGTCTCATTGCTGCATTGGCTTGTCTCCTTTCATTGTACTAG
- the LOC135609937 gene encoding pentatricopeptide repeat-containing protein At5g55840-like isoform X1, with amino-acid sequence MRRLLPRWATTAAARKFSSFRRKISNSTACPEDLAAARWTDGRNSERLRKSGAVIGSSLNIENSMYNTLTMHRWESLNHMNYKLAKLRKVHGKLALKFLKWIIRQPGFNRMTQLFCITIHILVRARMYGPAKSILKHLSQRDVAYHSLIHCLMDTYPRRKSNALVFDILIKFYIEEGMLKNAKKTFQLVNSHGFTVSIYTCNAILVALARVEGLPSALLFFKCMLTGRNCPDVSSYNIVLNSLCLAGKLGKANYIFNKMEEAGVIPKIVTYNTLLYWFCKKGRFKAALKILACMDRKGIEADVYTYNVIINNLCKENRSARAYLLLKRMRERKLSPTESTYNTLINGFCKEHKIIIANCIFKEMSKSNMKPSAITYNTLIDGYCRIGKIHESLRILDEMEAAGVTPNEITYGALLNGYCKASKMDAAVNILEKMRSEGITLNCIMYTILIDGLCREGKLSEALQLLNSMLEAGVSPDVITYSALVNGLCKMGKKDQIKQILSKMHKTGVLPNAIFYETVIHHYCKWGDITEAMNLYADIYRLGQEANLITCNTLISALCRRGKVGDAEQFMQHMTRMNLYPDCTSFNLLINGYGNKGDALGAFSVFDDMVKQGQRPSHITFGSLLKGLCRGGNLHEAKKFFTRILDIPFAVDLHTYNILLLEICKSGNLHDALIFCEKMIQQNIMPDSYTYTILLSGFCHKKKIVPAVLLFERLSNTNFCPDHVAYTCLVNGLVKEGQLKAASYIFDEMMNKNSLDPDIVAFNAMLDGYSRAGLMLHVDNLVHFMQKRCLLPNLVTYNILMHGYIRKKQLLRSFRLYKTMVQKGFRPDNLTYHSLISGLCESGMIDIGAKFLEKLRLEGITPDDLTFNMLITKYSDKSQMSDAFKLVDCMTRLQMSPSAETYDAIISGLNRKGCFQKSYMVLHKMMEKRVRIKHTHYIALINGKCRVGDTWGAFRLRDEMEALGIVPAEVAESTIVRGLCKCGKLGEAMLVFSHMLRKGGVPTTATFTTLMHGLCKEAMLADALYLKDVMENCGLKLDIITYNVLISGFCSIGCLSDAWRLYEEIKQKGLWPNITTYTMLIDVVHKEHKVFEADILLKDIETRGLISSQGNSKTICEGLANAVRRLNELRHCRRTILK; translated from the exons ATGCGACGGCTTCTACCTCGGTGGGCGACCACAGCAGCAGCAAGAAAGTTCTCTTCTTTCCGCCGCAAAATCTCAAATTCGACGGCTTGTCCGGAGGATTTGGCGGCGGCGCGGTGGACTGATGGCAGGAACTCGGAACGACTGAGGAAATCCGGCGCCG TTATTGGATCATCACTTAATATCGAGAATAGTATGTACAACACGCTGACAATGCACCGCTGGGAATCCCTGAACCATATGAACTACAAGCTAGCGAAACTTAGGAAGGTTCATGGGAAGCTAGCATTGAAGTTCCTCAAGTGGATCATCCGGCAGCCAGGTTTCAATAGGATGACCCAATTGTTCTGTATCACTATCCATATACTTGTTCGGGCCCGGATGTATGGTCCTGCTAAATCAATACTGAAACATCTTTCCCAGAGGGATGTTGCCTATCACTCCCTTATTCATTGTCTCATGGACACCTATCCTCGTCGCAAGTCCAACGCATTGGTTTTTGACATTTTgattaaattttatattgaaGAAGGGATGCTCAAGAATGCTAAGAAAACCTTTCAGTTGGTCAATTCCCATGGATTTACGGTCTCTATTTATACATGCAATGCTATACTTGTTGCTCTTGCAAGGGTGGAGGGACTGCCCTCTGCTTTATTATTCTTCAAATGTATGCTGACCGGAAGGAACTGCCCAGATGTGAGCTCATATAACATAGTGCTGAACTCGCTTTGCTTAGCTGGGAAGCTCGGAAAggctaattatatttttaataagatGGAAGAAGCTGGGGTTATACCAAAGATTGTTACCTATAACACACTGCTATATTGGTTTTGTAAGAAGGGAAGGTTCAAGGCTGCTCTTAAAATATTAGCTTGCATGGACAGGAAGGGTATTGAGGCAGATGTGTACACATATAATGTGATCATTAACAACCTATGTAAAGAAAATAGGAGTGCTAGAGCTTATTTGTTATTAAAACGAATGAGGGAGAGAAAATTATCTCCCACTGAAAGCACATATAACACTCTGATCAATGGATTCTGTAAGGAACATAAGATTATTATTGCTAATTGTATCTTTAAAGAAATGTCGAAGTCTAATATGAAACCAAGTGCTATTACTTACAATACTTTGATTGATGGGTACTGTCGGATTGGAAAAATCCATGAATCTTTGAGGATTTTAGATGAAATGGAAGCTGCTGGAGTAACTCCTAATGAGATCACCTATGGTGCTCTTCTGAATGGATATTGCAAGGCTTCAAAGATGGATGCTGCTGTAAATATTCTTGAAAAGATGAGATCTGAAGGTATTACTCTCAACTGTATAATGTACACAATCTTGATTGATGGGCTTTGCAGAGAGGGCAAGCTCAGTGAAGCCCTGCAGTTACTTAACAGCATGCTTGAAGCTGGGGTTTCTCCAGATGTCATTACATATTCTGCACTTGTTAATGGTTTGTGCAAAATGGGCAAAAAAGATCAAATCAAACAGATTCTATCGAAGATGCACAAAACTGGTGTTCTTCCAAATGCCATATTTTATGAAACAGTCATTCATCACTATTGTAAATGGGGAGATATCACAGAGGCAATGAACTTGTATGCTGATATATATCGTTTGGGCCAAGAAGCCAATTTAATCACTTGTAACACATTAATTTCTGCTCTTTGCCGAAGGGGGAAGGTTGGGGATGCAGAGCAGTTTATGCAACACATGACCAGAATGAATCTATATCCTGACTGTACTAGTTTCAATCTTCTTATAAATGGTTATGGAAATAAAGGTGATGCTCTAGGAGCATTTTCTGTTTTTGATGACATGGTGAAACAAGGTCAGCGACCTAGTCATATCACTTTTGGGAGTTTACTTAAAGGGTTGTGCAGGGGAGGAAACTTACACGAGGCAAAGAAGTTTTTTACTCGaattcttgatattccttttgcTGTTGATCTTCATACTTATAATATTTTACTTCTAGAAATATGTAAATCTGGAAACTTACATGATGCATTGATCTTTTGCGAGAAAATGATTCAGCAAAACATAATGCCTGATAGTTATACATACACAATTCTTCTAAGTGGCTTTTGCCATAAGAAGAAGATTGTTCCTGCAGTTCTCCTATTTGAAAGGTTGAGTAATACAAATTTTTGTCCAGACCATGTTGCTTATACATGTTTAGTTAATGGTTTAGTAAAAGAAGGCCAATTAAAGGCTGCTTCATACATCTTTGATGAAATGATGAATAAAAATAGTCTAGATCCTGATATTGTTGCTTTTAATGCAATGCTTGACGGTTACTCAAGAGCAGGGCTGATGCTGCATGTGGATAATTTGGTtcattttatgcagaaaaggtgtTTACTTCCAAACCTTGTGACATATAACATTCTAATGCATGGATATATCAGAAAGAAACAGCTATTAAGATCATTTAGACTTTACAAAACAATGGTTCAAAAAGGTTTCAGGCCAGACAACTTAACATATCATTCACTAATTTCTGGGCTTTGTGAGTCTGGTATGATTGATATTGGAGCAAAATTTTTGGAAAAGTTAAGATTGGAGGGTATTACTCCTGATGACTTGACTTTTAATATGCTTATCACTAAGTATTCTGACAAAAGTCAGATGAGTGATGCTTTCAAACTTGTGGATTGTATGACAAGGTTGCAGATGTCACCAAGTGCCGAGACCTATGATGCGATTATAAGTGGACTAAACAGAAAAGGTTGTTTTCAGAAGTCCTATATGGTATTGCATAAAATGATGGAGAAAAGAGTCCGTATAAAGCACACACATTATATTGCACTAATCAATGGAAAATGCAGGGTTGGCGATACATGGGGGGCATTTAGGCTGAGGGATGAGATGGAAGCCCTGGGTATAGTGCCTGCTGAAGTTGCTGAGAGCACTATTGTAAGGGGCCTTTGTAAGTGTGGAAAACTTGGAGAAGCAATGCTTGTTTTCAGTCACATGCTTCGCAAAGGTGGAGTGCCAACAACTGCAACATTTACCACTCTTATGCATGGGCTTTGCAAAGAAGCTATGCTTGCTGATGCTTTGTATTTGAAGGATGTCATGGAAAATTGTGGCTTAAAACTGGATATTATTACATATAATGTACTTATTTCAGGATTTTGCAGCATAGGTTGTCTTTCTGATGCTTGGCGACTGTATGAGGAGATAAAACAGAAGGGCCTCTGGCCTAATATCACAACATATACTATGCTCATTGATGTTGTCCACAAGGAACATAAGGTTTTTGAAGCAGACATACTTTTGAAAGATATAGAAACTAGAGGTCTAATTTCTTCACAAGGAAATTCCAAAACTATTTGTGAGGGTTTGGCAAATGCTGTGAGAAGGTTAAATGAATTAAGGCATTGCAGGAGAACTATCTTGAAATAA